In one window of Helianthus annuus cultivar XRQ/B chromosome 17, HanXRQr2.0-SUNRISE, whole genome shotgun sequence DNA:
- the LOC110921570 gene encoding F-box/FBD/LRR-repeat protein At1g13570 translates to MDGRRRIPMDRMSNLPPSIIQNILTLMPMPDAFRTSILSRNWRYHCRNISKLCFDNYMYHTRNKCTFLHDVVYPVLLLHQGPILEFSLHLNRMDSCWEVDQIILHLSRNYALKEFQLLINLGDEYKLLPAFFNLQHLTALKLKNCAFQPPVTFKGFERLVILYFYKVSITAEVFIRIISNCPLLKDFTLIGDERHFLGVWSCNFIELFERIPLVERLCMSSYPIQCFAKGAIPQKLPTSLVHLKCLDLCGFEFCFGREVDLLSALLLVTSSPNIETIKIEMEDDLTEAVSQAIMNLIDHQDYSYVTLDHLRVIEIYNFSNMKTRMDFVKLILAKSPMLKKVAIYLNEEIVDIHGRVKILEEMIQYPRASAKAEIVILNFCV, encoded by the exons ATGGATGGTCGAAGAAGAATACCGATGGATAGGATGAGCAACCTTCCTCCAAGTATAATACAAAATATTCTTACTCTTATGCCAATGCCAGATGCATTCAGAACAAGTATTCTATCTCGGAATTGGAGGTATCATTGTCGAAATATCTCCAAACTCTGCTTTGATAACTATATGTATCATACACGAAACAAATGCACATTTTTGCACGACGTTGTTTACCCGGTCTTGTTGCTACACCAAGGTCCGATACTTGAATTCTCGCTTCATCTCAATAGAATGGATAGCTGTTGGGAGGTTGATCAGATAATACTTCACCTATCGAGGAATTATGCTTTGAAGGAATTTCAACTTTTGATCAACTTAGGTGATGAGTATAAGCTACTGCCGGCTTTCTTCAACTTGCAACATTTGACGGCCCTAAAACTCAAAAATTGTGCATTTCAACCTCCGGTAACCTTTAAAGGGTTTGAAAGGCTGGTTATATTATACTTTTACAAAGTCAGCATAACCGCTGAAGTTTTTATACGAATTATCTCCAATTGCCCGCTACTTAAAGATTTCACTCTG ATTGGCGATGAAAGACATTTTTTGGGAGTTTGGAGTTGTAACTTCATTGAGTTATTTGAGCGTATACCTTTGGTTGAGCGTCTGTGTATGAGTTCTTACCCTATTCAG TGCTTTGCTAAAGGTGCTATTCCACAAAAGCTGCCAACCTCGCTAGTCCACCTCAAATGTCTTGATTTATGTGGATTTGAATTCTGCTTTGGGAGAGAAGTCGACTTACTTTCTGCTCTTCTTTTGGTTACAAGCTCTCCAAACATAGAGACAATTAAAATTGAG ATGGAAGATGATCTGACCGAAGCTGTGTCACAAGCCATCATGAACCTTATTGATCATCAAGATTACTCATATGTTACCCTGGATCATCTCCGTGTGATAGAGATATATAACTTCAGCAACATGAAGACCAGAATGGATTTTGTGAAACTTATCTTAGCCAAGTCTCCAATGCTAAAGAAAGTAGCAATATATCTTAACGAAGAGATTGTTGATATTCATGGTAGAGTAAAGATACTAGAAGAAATGATACAATATCCACGTGCATCAGCTAAAGCAGAGATCGTCATATTAAACTTTTGTGTCTAA